The Numida meleagris isolate 19003 breed g44 Domestic line unplaced genomic scaffold, NumMel1.0 unplaced_Scaffold324, whole genome shotgun sequence genome contains a region encoding:
- the LOC110391215 gene encoding olfactory receptor 4S2-like, which yields MAAQLTKDGNASVVKEFILIGLSENRGVQEVYFVMFLCFYTINVVGNLLIIVTVISSQHLNSPMYFFLCYLSFVDICYSSVTAPKMIADFLVENKTISFAGCIAQLFGAHFFGCTEIFILTAMAYDRYTAICRPLHYTALMTRRVCGRMVVGSWVGGCVHSVVQTLLTARLPFCGPNKVDHYFCDVHPLLRLACADTYAVGVIVIANSGMITLSSFFILVVSYVVILVSLRSHTSKGRRKALSTCGSHITVVVLFFGPCTFTYIRPPSDLSREKIVALFYTIITPMLNPLIYTLRNKEVKSAMRKLWGRRVGSEKGKV from the coding sequence ATGGCTGCCCAACTGACCAAGGATGGGAATGCAAGCGTTGTGAAGGAGTTCATTCTCATCGGCCTCTCTGAGAATCGAGGCGTGCAGGAGGTGTACTTTGTGATGTTCCTTTGCTTCTATACGATTAACGTGGTGGGAAATCTGCTCATTATTGTCACCGTCATTAGCAGCCAACATCTGAACTCCCCcatgtatttcttcctctgctacTTGTCCTTTGTAGACATCTGTTACTCCTCCGTCACAGCTCCCAAAATGATTGCCGACTTCCTTGTCGAAAACAAAACCATCTCCTTTGCGGGCTGCATAGCACAGCTCTTTGGGGCCCATTTCTTTGGCTGCACGGAGATCTTCATCCTCACAGCGATGGCCTACGACCGCTACACGGCCATCTGCAGACCTCTGCACTACACCGCGCTCATGACCAGGCGCGTGTGCGGCCGCATGGTGGTGGGCTCGTGGGTGGGAGGCTGCGTGCACTCCGTCGTGCAGACTCTTCTGACCGCTCGGCTCCCCTTCTGTGGCCCCAACAAAGTTGACCACTACTTCTGCGATGTCCACCCCCTGCTACGACTGGCCTGTGCTGACACCTACGCCGTCGGCGTCATCGTCATCGCCAACAGCGGGATGATAACTCTGAGCTCTTTCTTCATCCTGGTGGTGTCTTACGTGGTGATCTTGGTTTCCTTGAGAAGTCACACGTCCAAAGGACGGCGCAAGGCTCTCTCCACCTGTGGGTCCCACATCACAGTGGTGGTTCTGTTCTTCGGGCCGTGCACGTTCACCTACATACGCCCACCCAGTGATCTCTCGAGGGAGAAGATCGTGGCACTGTTTTACACCATCATCACCCCCATGCTGAACCCCCTCATCTACACACTGAGGAATAAAGAGGTAAAGAGTGCCATGAGAAAACTGTGGGGCAGAAGAGTAGGAAGTGAAAAGGGAAAGGTATAG